The Cherax quadricarinatus isolate ZL_2023a chromosome 53, ASM3850222v1, whole genome shotgun sequence genome includes a region encoding these proteins:
- the LOC138854256 gene encoding uncharacterized protein translates to MTLKTWLSGSHATAAHKHKSSVDILCSHDVSSAPKLGLSKALTSIQPGDVTLRRGLKNPFSTLTRTGGREWRVRSVEDVDAEGGDYGFLEYYSLRRTSSRDTALTDPRPTLTYGTWSRLNGTWGKWADPCPAQFYPGTLAPCDKSNCKHGSGNYRPRTYHLDDPWRPEDMRTSTPLSSTMSSIHDPPASSRLQHQRSQQPQQTENAGETARRGITKRNSLLWRLRPDRWRGPDCSLRRARSRDDGLDVSRGRRKSDLGASQPDLLTSHRAPSENVRCDVLPPAPFSILPPTTRRAAHSETLPRRSRHSSKENSTNTLLARGRRWLHGASLGRADREESEMVVQAETMVPHRVSSVNHMSNIACRNNYKNTLSSPAVSGPHMFGSLGREAGECDLWRRGRARSRRPRTFYLLEDYLSPVRSAGVAPAGVVLDEYVSHGPRFVFHELSNEAPQRPLPPTPEWDTPSLSPPCSLMNGHHPTPLQYHTSLHHPSGHGIFMDTIIPSPEKSCSSSIYSPVFSPRDSGYPRFVTPELALPELALPERAPPPLSGLPPPTHTVYSYTHSHRSLDLHKVRMLHLSSHFRYYLNKVRMCISASHFRCYLGHSPKTIHQQPN, encoded by the coding sequence ATGACGCTCAAGACCTGGCTCTCAGGTAGCCACGCCACCGCAGCCCACAAACACAAGAGCTCAGTCGACATTCTGTGCTCCCACGATGTTTCGAGCGCACCTAAGCTGGGACTCAGCAAGGCTCTCACCTCGATCCAGCCTGGTGACGTGACGCTACGTCGAGGCCTCAAGAACCCTTTCTCCACACTGACTAGAACTGGAGGTCGGGAATGGCGTGTTCGCAGCGTAGAAGATGTGGACGCGGAAGGCGGGGATTATGGCTTTCTTGAGTACTACTCCCTGAGGAGGACATCGTCCAGAGACACTGCTCTCACTGACCCTCGCCCTACTCTCACCTATGGCACCTGGAGTCGCCTCAATGGCACCTGGGGAAAATGGGCAGACCCCTGCCCTGCACAGTTTTATCCTGGCACGCTCGCCCCATGCGACAAATCAAACTGTAAACATGGTAGTGGGAATTATCGCCCTCGCACTTACCACTTAGATGACCCCTGGAGACCCGAGGACATGCGTACCTCCACCCCCCTGTCCTCGACGATGTCTTCAATCCACGACCCGCCAGCATCGTCCAGACTGCAGCACCAGCGctctcaacaaccacaacaaactGAGAATGCCGGGGAAACTGCGAGACGCGGGATTACCAAGCGTAACTCACTCCTGTGGCGGCTGCGGCCCGATAGGTGGAGAGGTCCAGACTGTTCTTTGCGACGAGCACGCAGCCGGGATGACGGGCTTGACGTAAGCCGTGGGCGACGGAAAAGTGATCTAGGAGCTTCTCAGCCTGATTTATTGACCTCACACAGAGCTCCGAGTGAAAATGTGCGGTGTGACGTTCTTCCCCCGGCCCCGTTCTCCATTTTGCCTCCCACAACACGTCGTGCTGCCCACAGCGAGACGCTGCCTCGACGGTCACGTCACTCCAGTAAAGAAAACAGTACGAACACTCTCTTGGCACGAGGGCGCCGCTGGCTCCACGGTGCCAGCCTGGGCCGCGCTGACCGGGAAGAGTCAGAAATGGTGGTTCAGGCAGAGACTATGGTACCTCACAGAGTCTCCTCTGTTAATCACATGAGCAACATTGCCTGTAGAAATAATTACAAGAATACTCTGAGCAGTCCTGCTGTGAGTGGGCCTCACATGTTTGGAAGTTTAGGGCGAGAGGCTGGCGAGTGCGACCTCTGGCGACGCGGGAGGGCACGCTCTAGGCGGCCTCGTACATTCTACCTCTTAGAAGATTACCTCTCACCAGTGCGGAGTGCGGGAGTGGCCCCCGCCGGGGTTGTCCTCGACGAATACGTGAGCCACGGCCCTCGCTTCGTCTTCCATGAGTTGTCCAACGAGGCTCCCCAGCGACCCCTGCCGCCGACCCCAGAGTGGGACACACCCTCCCTGTCACCACCCTGCAGTCTCATGAACGGTCACCACCCTACACCCCTGCAGTACCACACCTCGCTCCATCACCCCAGCGGCCACGGGATCTTCATGGACACCATCATCCCCTCCCCAGAGAAGAGCTGTAGCTCCAGCATCTACTCCCCGGTATTCTCCCCGCGGGACTCCGGCTATCCGCGCTTTGTCACCCCGGAACTAGCACTGCCAGAGCTGGCACTACCTGAGCGGGCACCCCCGCCACTCTCTGGtctgccaccacccacacacaccgtcTACAGCTACACACACAGCCACCGCAGTCTGGACTTACACAAGGTAAGGATGCTGCATctcagctctcacttcaggtaCTACTTAAACAAGGTAAGGATGTGCATCTCAGCTTCTCACTTCAGATGCTACTTGGGCCATTCACCAAAAACCATTcaccaacaacccaactga